The stretch of DNA GAGGCATGCCGTCTTCTGCTGGTGTATATCACTGCTCAGCCCGCCGCCATGTCGATGCTTGCGATTGTCAACACCACTGTGCCCCAGCCTACTTGAAGTCTCTCGTTTGCGTCTGACCACTGGCATACCTGCTATCACGGCACTTGGCTACATCGACTGCAATACCGTGATCTCACTTCGGCATGCTCGACatgctccttctccctctgCTGGCGGCTTCCGCGCTAGCAGCTCCACAGCAGACAACGCCAACAGGAGTGCGACCCCAATTCAAATCTGCAAAATATGTCGGCAACGTCACCGATCCTAGTCTGGACAGAGACTCTTGCGGCTCCACACGCATCGGCAGCCGAGCCTTCTGGACATGCAGAGACACTATGGCATTTGTACGGATCATCAAAGCAATGCAGACGCTCCTTTTCTGACAATCAATTGCAGATCAATGGCGAATCAAAATTTCCCATCTACATGAATACCGCAGCTTGGTCCCCTTTGGGTGCAGGCGTGGTAAGCAGTGGTCCTGTTGGAGCTGGATCGACAGGAAAGAATGCTATTCTGCAAATGTACGGCGAGCACATCGAGTACTTCCCAGCCCAAGCCGATAACTGCCCTGTGGGTCATGGACAATGCTCCGACGACTCCGGACGTTGGGTCTACTGGCCAAACAGCCAGCCGATCGTCACGCAAGTGAGCTCGACACGGTTCACTGCCTACCAGTTCAttgcgaagtcgaagatcaAGGGTTTCATGCCTGTCGGCGGCCCGCCAGCATACATGCTTTGGAAGCAAGTCTACACTGGCACATCGGATAAGAACAAAGTGCCCGCGGCAACAGTCGTGGCGCAAGCGTTTTGGAAGGCTGGCGAAATCGGATATGGCGACTACGGCAATGTTATCCGCAATGGCTACGCGTACTTGTACGGCAAGGTCAACGATCCTGATCCACCAGCTCTCGCACGAGTCAAGCTTGGCTACATGGAGAACAAGAGCGCCTACGAATACTACGTGTCGGGCAAATGGGtgaagacgatgccgaagatCACGGATAGCGGCATCATCATCCCAAACTGCGGAGCTGGCTGGCAAGGaacttattactactctgCGTTCTACAAGTCCTTCATCTGGATCGGCCAGAAATACGGACAGCCTGTGGCCTGGTTCTACATCTCGACCGCTCCAGCACCTGAAGGTCCTTGGGTTGAGCCATACATTCTGTGGAAGGGTCAAGATGGTACTGGATTTGTCGGAGCTTACACTTTGCAGGCAAACCCAGCATTGCTCCCTTCTTCGGATGCTTCCGAGAACGCCATCTATCTGACTTGGACCCAGCCTTACAATAGTGGGCCATACATCACGCCCTTGGCGTACATTGAGTTCCAATAGAGATCGGTGGGATGGCATGGCGTTGGTCGGACCCTCTTATTATGAGCGCGATACCCAGAGATACCCTCAGCGATAGATAGAGTATGCATTGTAGCATTTAATGGCATTTTCGAACTTCACATCTTCGTTCTGAGTCGCTTTTCCCGCTTCTTTCCTTGACTTCCCACTTCCAGCTCTGTGGAACTCGAAGGCCTGCCAGCTTGTTGCATGGGAGAACAATCGACCTCATCCTAAGTCCTGGATGGTGAAATCATCACCGAAATTCTGCTTCCAACCTTGCAACCCTGTACTCCGCACATCTCGTTTGACCAGCTCTCTGCCTTCCAGAAGTGGATGCTGCTTCAGCTCGGTGTAGTTCTGTACGCTCAATACCTCAGCTGCTGCCGATGTTCCCGTAGACCTGATAATGTCATTCACACTTTCCCACATTCGTCTTCGACTCACGCAACTGGCTCCTCTAGGATCTGTTTGCTTTCGTCCCTGCAGCACGCCGTTGATCAAGATTTCCTGACATTGCGGCGTGTACATTACTGACAGATTGCTAGGAACTGATTGACAGTCCTTAGCAGGCTTACAGAAGTCGAAAGTCTTTGTGGTCGTTTGTATCTCAAACGGCTGGAATCGATAGCCATACTGATTACAGGCCTTCTTGtagcgctcttcttctagtGGTGCCATTCTTCCACTCGCACTGAAAGATCTTTGGACCGCACTGCTGACGACTTGGTCCTCAGGCAGGATAAGACTTGCGATAAAGGTGTTTCCAGGATGTAGAAGTATTGTCGCTAACCCCGATAGTACTCCCGTGCATTGCTTCAGTGCCAGCTTGTCTGAGCAACTTTTGCTCAGAGACTGCGGAGCATCTGGCCTTGATGGCTTTCTTCGGACGATACCAAGCTGGTCAAAATTGCCGCGACCAAGCAGTCCGTCTTCTCCAACGTACTGCTGTCTTTCCCAAGGTGTTGCGTCAGTCTGTTCTGCCATTGTGAGCTCCATCGACGCGTCACCACAAGGCGCCTCTGAGCAATACCTATAAAATCGAGAGAAGTCAGCGTGACACAGACTCGTAGCTCTCGTCCAGAAAACCTACATATGTATCTCAACGCCATCCTGGAGCTGAAAAAGTTGGCCTTGTTCATCGGACGAGCCTTCCGGCCTCCAGCTGACCCATCTCCCATC from Cercospora beticola chromosome 1, complete sequence encodes:
- a CDS encoding uncharacterized protein (antiSMASH:Cluster_7~BUSCO:EOG09263CG2), which codes for MTKADLIADCVLRTFEALPAKCKPRTLPNGRREWVPLAGIVLSKGPATSATVECAALATGMKCLPQSKLGIANGNILHDWHAEILALRSFNRFLIDDCAHLVSKGRDEDGRWVSWRPEGSSDEQGQLFQLQDGVEIHMYCSEAPCGDASMELTMAEQTDATPWERQQYVGEDGLLGRGNFDQLGIVRRKPSRPDAPQSLSKSCSDKLALKQCTGVLSGLATILLHPGNTFIASLILPEDQVVSSAVQRSFSASGRMAPLEEERYKKACNQYGYRFQPFEIQTTTKTFDFCKPAKDCQSVPSNLSVMYTPQCQEILINGVLQGRKQTDPRGASCVSRRRMWESVNDIIRSTGTSAAAEVLSVQNYTELKQHPLLEGRELVKRDVRSTGLQGWKQNFGDDFTIQDLG
- a CDS encoding uncharacterized protein (antiSMASH:Cluster_7); its protein translation is MLDMLLLPLLAASALAAPQQTTPTGVRPQFKSAKYVGNVTDPSLDRDSCGSTRIGSRAFWTCRDTMAFINGESKFPIYMNTAAWSPLGAGVVSSGPVGAGSTGKNAILQMYGEHIEYFPAQADNCPVGHGQCSDDSGRWVYWPNSQPIVTQVSSTRFTAYQFIAKSKIKGFMPVGGPPAYMLWKQVYTGTSDKNKVPAATVVAQAFWKAGEIGYGDYGNVIRNGYAYLYGKVNDPDPPALARVKLGYMENKSAYEYYVSGKWVKTMPKITDSGIIIPNCGAGWQGTYYYSAFYKSFIWIGQKYGQPVAWFYISTAPAPEGPWVEPYILWKGQDGTGFVGAYTLQANPALLPSSDASENAIYLTWTQPYNSGPYITPLAYIEFQ